A stretch of Kazachstania africana CBS 2517 chromosome 7, complete genome DNA encodes these proteins:
- the KAFR0G00770 gene encoding DUF5137 domain-containing protein (similar to Saccharomyces cerevisiae Anc_7.495 (Scer_YGOB_Anc_7.495); ancestral locus Anc_7.495) — MEQENIDPYEEFYLNSISAEQNKRKDELSQVQTEHLYYRSLEPEKFPALQSIDISESSKGITRKRGVDDNLKSSCPSENDGKKKRMG, encoded by the coding sequence ATGGAACAGGAGAATATTGATCCCTATGAAGAGTTTTATTTAAATAGCATTTCGGCTGAGCAAAATAAGAGGAAGGATGAACTTAGTCAAGTTCAGACGGAACACCTGTATTATCGAAGCTTAGAACCCGAGAAGTTCCCAGCCCTACAGTCAATTGATATAAGTGAATCATCCAAGGGAATCACCAGGAAAAGAGGAGTAGATGACAATCTAAAATCTTCTTGTCcatcagaaaatgatggtaaaaaaaagagaatgGGGTAA
- the LIH1 gene encoding putative lipase (similar to Saccharomyces cerevisiae YJR107W; ancestral locus Anc_7.497), with amino-acid sequence MMVNIFYTLFFCVLLVQGYVVKAKENDLQDLVRTQDILITEPVYERLVYFSKACALCSCIRSNELFEGKTMKDGACPKRLKFCHDEEDNPTVGRTRIEMVLIADVGELGTGYVLVDHGREVVVMVFRSSSTNEDWLSDFKVTPVSYTPVCQEGYMRKIEEGKLKKCENCKLHRGFNKFTKTLSKHFLEKMERILLKYPDYRVVTTGHSLGAALAIISGIELRLRGYEPLVLTYAPPRMFNREMSDWIDDLFETDSIHQNILESGEVKFEHGYFRVVHNSDLIPMLPPMYEVAGLEIFINKLDLPHTRTDIQYVGPGEFKVDNQCFGRIEFLDEVLHTNEHRSYFINLTRCSGF; translated from the coding sequence ATGatggtaaatattttttacaCATTATTCTTTTGTGTACTTTTGGTACAGGGTTATGTGGTAAAGGCTAAAGAGAATGATTTGCAAGATCTGGTGCGAACACAAGATATTCTGATTACCGAGCCTGTCTATGAAAGATTGGTGTATTTCAGTAAGGCTTGTGCTTTATGTAGCTGCATAAGAAGTAATGAGCTTTTCGAAGGTAAAACGATGAAAGATGGTGCCTGTCCCAAACGGCTTAAATTCTGTCAcgacgaagaagataatCCAACTGTAGGAAGAACGAGAATTGAAATGGTCTTAATAGCAGACGTCGGCGAGTTGGGCACCGGTTATGTTCTCGTAGATCATGGAAGAGAAGTGGTTGTAATGGTTTTTAGAAGTTCCTCCACGAACGAAGATTGGTTAAGTGATTTCAAGGTGACACCGGTTAGTTATACGCCCGTGTGTCAGGAGGGATATATGAGGAAGATTGAAGAAGGTAAGCTGAAAAAATGTGAGAATTGTAAACTACATAGAGgattcaataaatttacGAAGACTTTGAGTAAACATTTTCTGGAAAAGATGGaaagaatattattgaaatatccGGATTATCGTGTAGTCACCACGGGTCATTCCCTTGGCGCAGCCTTGGCAATTATATCTGGAATTGAACTTAGATTAAGAGGTTATGAGCCATTAGTTCTTACATATGCACCTCCTAGAATGTTCAACAGAGAAATGAGTGACTGGATAGATGATCTCTTTGAGACTGACAGTATACATCAGaatattcttgaaagtGGGGAGGTGAAGTTTGAACATGGTTATTTCAGAGTTGTACATAACAGTGATCTGATCCCCATGTTGCCTCCAATGTACGAAGTTGCAGgtttagaaatttttatcaacaAGCTGGATTTACCTCATACGAGGACAGACATTCAGTACGTAGGACCAGGTGAATTTAAAGTTGACAATCAGTGTTTCGGAAGAATTGAGTTCTTGGATGAGGTTCTTCATACCAATGAACATCGTTCATATTTTATCAACCTCACAAGATGTTCAGGATTTTAG
- the MRS4 gene encoding Fe(2+) transporter (similar to Saccharomyces cerevisiae MRS3 (YJL133W) and MRS4 (YKR052C); ancestral locus Anc_1.219) — protein MSSSSGEIDYEALPSSSPLSHQLLAGAFAGIMEHSVLFPVDAIKTRIQCATLNTAGSSSLLLQLSRISALEGSLALWKGVQSVILGAGPAHAVYFATYEFTKSHLIRPEDIQTHQPFKTAISGATATIMADALMNPFDTIKQRMQLKSSNLSVWDISKSIYQKEGLKAFYYSYPTTLLMNIPFAACNFTIYESATKYLNPSDTYNPFVHCTAGGISGAACAALTTPLDCIKTVLQTRGSKDISSDIMRRADTFIKACDAIYSTLGWKGFWRGLKPRVIANMPATAISWTAYECAKHFLVEIH, from the coding sequence ATGTCATCATCTTCCGGAGAAATCGACTACGAGGCTCTTCCCTCCAGTTCACCTCTATCGCACCAGTTACTAGCGGGTGCATTCGCTGGTATCATGGAACATTCCGTTCTGTTCCCTGTAGATGCTATAAAGACCCGCATCCAGTGTGCTACTCTAAATACTGCCGGATCTTCCAGTTTGCTACTACAATTATCTCGTATATCCGCCTTGGAAGGCTCTCTAGCCTTATGGAAAGGTGTCCAGTCTGTGATATTGGGAGCAGGCCCCGCACATGCTGTCTACTTCGCTACTTACGAGTTCACTAAATCACATCTCATAAGGCCTGAAGATATACAGACGCACCAACCTTTCAAAACTGCTATAAGTGGTGCCACAGCTACAATTATGGCAGATGCATTAATGAATCCATTCGATACTATTAAACAACGAATgcaattgaaaagttcaaatCTCTCTGTATGGGACATATCGAAGtcaatttatcaaaagGAAGGTCTAAAGGctttttattattcataCCCTACCACATTATTAATGAATATCCCATTTGCTGCATGTAATTTCACTATCTATGAGTCTGctacaaaatatttgaatccTTCAGACACCTATAATCCATTTGTACATTGTACTGCTGGTGGTATTAGTGGTGCTGCATGTGCCGCTTTGACAACTCCATTAGACTGTATAAAGACCGTCTTACAAACTAGAGGCAGTAAAGATATATCCTCCGATATAATGAGAAGGGCGGACACTTTCATTAAGGCATGTGATGCAATTTATAGTACTCTGGGTTGGAAGGGTTTTTGGAGAGGTCTAAAACCAAGAGTTATCGCTAATATGCCAGCTACCGCTATCTCCTGGACAGCATATGAATGTGCAAAGCATTTTCTTGTAGAAATTCACTGA
- the TRK2 gene encoding Trk2p (similar to Saccharomyces cerevisiae TRK1 (YJL129C) and TRK2 (YKR050W); ancestral locus Anc_1.224) → MESLARRFSIVPGNVRESISVRYRKTVGHKFRDYVGNFTKKTEFIRKHIFPNFIVVHYFYIITIAILASIFMYPIHNHKYIDILFLASGAATQGGLSTVNLNSLTLYQQIVLYIACNISTPIVIHTALAFVRLYWFERYFDDIKNIAMHGFQKRRAMTLLGRQRTQQSKELQGQESSSSTDTSNSSSSNSSNESNFQQNLFSGKALQRKQSTATTGTQQNQTSQNSSENSTDSSESDYPSIKFAGRRATNEMSLQDIYRSVLMLHEKRNSRKQNNPPEEQHASSSTLPPASSNASTSSLQDSNKNSPGSLSFSNKNESQGLPNNTKLTFDIVKPPTRKRVRKGNIGRKQFYYSTRHGSGTKINLSKGMRPSRRPQSENIAMLRHETSSIDPLCQSNSLPEVPNKKSSGSFKRWNTKIFSHFNTPTNTTSLTSDAESVPSEHPIDFEDNSFNFNILKNRPLSRTMTGNYLSWQPTYGRNSVFIGLNRQQREELGGVEYRSIKLLCLILVLYNVGSHITAFTMLLPWITTKSKYATIVKQAGATPAWWGFFTAMSCYTDLGLTLTPNSMQSFTNAVYPQLVLMWFITIGNTGFPVFLRFIIWVLFKVIDELSPISECLGFLLDHPRRCFTLLFPSAATWWLLVTLLGLNITDWILFIILDFGTEVLKPFSKGIRVLIGLFQAVSTRTAGFTVIDISQLHPSIQVSYMLMMYVSVLPLAISIRRTNVYEEQSLGVYEGFNELNTDDLKNYINNENSESKDDENDSPDTKKKVSAKSFIGAHLRRQLSFDLWFIFLGLFIICICENGKIQDVNKPAINVFSILFEVVSAYGTVGLSLGYPGTNTSLCGQFTTLSKLIIIMMLIRGRHRGLPYSLDRAIILPSDKLRRFDVAEDMKMKRRTVAPDTNDPATGYVKETIGKYKKGVKKLRKFFTVSNQE, encoded by the coding sequence ATGGAATCGCTAGCTAGGAGGTTCAGTATCGTGCCAGGAAACGTACGAGAAAGCATCAGTGTTCGTTATCGAAAGACAGTTGGTCACAAGTTCCGGGATTATGTAGGTAACTTCACGAAGAAGACAGAATTCATTCGTAAACATATATTCCCAAATTTCATTGTAGTACATTATTTCTACATCATAACAATCGCAATATTGGCATCGATATTCATGTACCCAATTCATAACCATAAATACATCGATATCCTTTTTCTGGCATCTGGCGCTGCCACACAAGGTGGATTAAGTACCGTCAACCTTAATTCACTCACTTTATATCAGCAGATTGTTCTTTATATTGCATGCAACATTTCAACTCCCATTGTAATCCACACTGCTTTGGCCTTCGTTAGATTGTATTGGTTTGAGAGATATTTTGACGATATTAAGAATATAGCAATGCATGGTTTCCAAAAAAGAAGGGCTATGACCTTGCTAGGTAGGCAAAGAACACAACAGAGTAAAGAATTACAAGGACAAGAATCATCATCAAGTACTGATACAAGTAATAGTTCAAGCAGTAATTCAAGTAACGAATCTAATTTTCAgcaaaatttattttctggGAAAGCTCTACAGAGAAAACAATCTACTGCAACTACTGGTACTCAGCAAAATCAAACTAGCCAGAATAGTAGTGAAAACAGTACCGACTCTTCAGAAAGTGATTATCCATCAATTAAATTCGCAGGAAGACGAGCAACGAATGAAATGTCACTCCAGGACATTTATAGATCTGTCTTGATGCTACATGAAAAACGAAACTCAAGGAAGCAGAACAATCCTCCAGAGGAACAGCATGCTTCATCTAGCACATTGCCTCCTGCTAGCAGCAATGCCAGCACTAGTTCTCTACAAGATTCAAATAAGAACTCACCTGGGTCCCtgtcattttcaaacaaaaatgaaagtCAAGGACTTCCCAATAATACCAAACTAACTTTTGATATCGTTAAACCACCAACAAGGAAGAGGGTACGAAAGGGGAACATTGGAAGGAAGCAGTTTTATTATTCTACACGTCATGGTAGCGGcaccaaaatcaatttatcGAAGGGTATGAGGCCATCCAGGAGGCCACAGTCAGAAAATATTGCGATGTTACGCCACGAGACTAGTTCAATCGACCCATTGTGTCAATCAAACAGTTTACCAGAGGTTCCTAACAAAAAGAGCTCTGGTAGCTTCAAAAGATGGAATACAAAAATCTTCAGTCATTTTAATACCCCAACCAATACAACTTCTTTAACTTCAGATGCGGAGTCGGTACCATCAGAACATCCAATAGactttgaagataattcattcaattttaatatattaaaaaatcgACCACTTTCAAGAACCATGACCGGCAACTATTTATCGTGGCAACCAACATATGGTAGAAATTCTGTCTTTATTGGCCTGAACAGACAGCAAAGGGAAGAGTTGGGTGGAGTTGAATATCGTTCAATCAAGTTACTGTGCCTTATACTGGTTCTATATAACGTTGGGTCACATATTACCGCCTTTACCATGTTACTTCCTTGGATTACAACGAAAAGTAAATATGCGACAATTGTTAAACAAGCAGGTGCCACACCCGCATGGTGGGGATTTTTTACTGCCATGAGTTGTTACACAGATTTAGGTCTCACATTAACTCCTAACTCTATGCAATCTTTCACAAATGCAGTTTATCCACAACTTGTATTAATGTGGTTTATTACGATTGGTAATACTGGGTTTCCGGTGTTCCTTAGATTCATTATATGGGTATTATTTAAGGTGATAGATGAATTGTCACCTATTTCTGAGTGTCTTGGATTTTTGTTAGATCATCCACGTCGTTGTTTCACCCTTTTGTTTCCAAGTGCAGCCACTTGGTGGCTACTGGTTACTTTATTGGGTTTGAATATAACTGACTggattttatttattatcttaGATTTTGGAACGGAAGTATTGAAACCATTTTCAAAGGGTATTCGTGTGCTAATAGGTCTTTTCCAGGCAGTTAGTACAAGGACTGCTGGGTTTACCGTGATTGATATTAGTCAGCTACATCCATCAATTCAGGTCTCATATATGTTAATGATGTACGTTTCGGTATTGCCACTGGcaatttcaataagaaGGACCAATGTCTACGAGGAACAATCTCTAGGTGTTTACGAAGGTTTTAATGAACTAAATACAGACgatctgaaaaattatattaaCAACGAAAATAGTGAATCCAAAGacgatgaaaatgacagCCCTGAtaccaagaaaaaagtttCTGCAAAATCATTTATTGGTGCCCATCTAAGAAGACAgctttcttttgatttatgGTTTATCTTTCTAGgcctcttcatcatctgtATATGTGAAAATGGCAAGATCCAAGATGTAAATAAGCCAGCAATAAATGTTTTCTCCATACTTTTTGAAGTGGTAAGTGCATACGGTACGGTGGGTCTTTCTTTAGGTTATCCAGGCACCAATACTTCATTGTGTGGACAATTTACGACATTATCCAAACTTATTATAATTATGATGCTTATAAGAGGAAGACACAGAGGCTTACCTTATTCTTTAGATCGTGCCATAATTTTGCCAAGTGATAAATTGCGTCGCTTTGACGTTGCAGAAGAcatgaagatgaagaggagGACTGTTGCACCGGATACAAATGATCCAGCAACAGGCTACGTGAAAGAGACTATTGGGAAGTATAAGAAAGGAGTTAAAAAGCTCAGAAAGTTTTTCACAGTGAGCAATcaagaataa
- the HFL1 gene encoding Hfl1p (similar to Saccharomyces cerevisiae YKR051W; ancestral locus Anc_1.220), whose protein sequence is MPNGDVHVALQFWWQLVCLITCSIATIISLFSISSHFLNYRKPNEQRLTVRILLLVPLFSVTCFVATTRPDISQVYLDPIREIYEAFVIYTFFSYLCLILGGERQIITETSVRHEPIRHAVAFMGKIDLSNPSDFLRVKKGILQYVWFKPFYCIAVLICEVWKLHNLQFGLVLLYNASVTWSLYSLALFWRCLYEELKPFHPWYKFMCVKLIIFASYWQSIIIQCLSIAGVFGDRESHQDEVQMTSYFYQNAILCIEMIGFAILHSFAFPPGPYSNKNIHFGSRMKLYYALRDCFGGGDLKWDFKQTLLVGESYYNFKNFEPTSAEGLLLRNDLDSRMNRIQQGYRFSNSGHDNYWINYGSTSNDTPSRNVSNIEDEEWDNSIGNERYISSDSNYPVIWDTEGYRYSSNIRKIRNDIESRSFSSTT, encoded by the coding sequence ATGCCTAACGGAGATGTACACGTAGCTCTTCAATTCTGGTGGCAGCTAGTTTGCCTTATTACCTGTTCGATCGCCACAATAATATCCTTATTTTCCATATCGTCccattttctaaattataGAAAACCCAATGAACAGAGATTGACTGTCAGAATATTGCTATTAGTGCCACTATTTAGTGTTACATGTTTTGTAGCAACCACCAGACCCGACATATCTCAAGTCTATTTAGATCCCATTAGAGAGATCTATGAGGCATTTGTGATATACACTTTTTTCTCCTACTTATGCTTAATTTTGGGGGGTGAGAGGCAAATAATCACTGAAACGTCGGTAAGGCACGAACCAATACGACATGCAGTAGCATTCATGGGTAAAATTGATCTTTCAAATCCTTCTGATTTTCTGAGAGTTAAGAAAGGTATTTTGCAGTACGTCTGGTTTAAACCTTTTTATTGTATTGCTGTTTTGATCTGTGAAGTATGGAAATTAcataatttacaatttggCTTGGTGTTGCTATATAATGCATCAGTGACATGGTCGTTATACTCACTGGCTCTATTTTGGAGGTGTTTATACGAGGAATTAAAGCCGTTTCATCCATGGTATAAATTTATGTGCGtcaaattaataatttttgctTCGTACTGGCAAAGTATAATAATTCAGTGTTTGAGTATTGCTGGGGTATTTGGAGATCGCGAAAGCCATCAAGATGAAGTTCAAATGACAAGTTACTTTTATCAGAATGCCATTTTATGTATCGAAATGATTGGGTTTGCTATCTTACATTCATTTGCATTTCCCCCAGGTCCATACtccaataaaaatatacatTTCGGCAGTAGAATGAAATTATATTATGCATTGAGAGATTGTTTTGGTGGTGGAGACTTGAAATGGGATTTCAAACAGACGTTATTGGTTGGTGAATCTTATtacaattttaaaaattttgaaccTACATCAGCAGAAGGGTTATTGTTAAGAAATGATCTTGACTCTAGAATGAACAGGATACAACAAGGTTATAgattttccaattcagGTCACGACAATTATTGGATAAATTATGGTAGTACGTCAAATGATACTCCTTCCAGAAATGTATCAAACATTGAAGACGAGGAATGGGACAATTCTATTGGCAACGAAAGGTACATTTCCAGTGACTCGAATTACCCAGTAATTTGGGATACAGAAGGATACAgatattcttcaaatatacGTAAGATAAGAAATGACATCGAAAGTAGATCTTTCAGTTCAACCACATAG
- the FMP46 gene encoding putative redox protein (similar to Saccharomyces cerevisiae FMP46 (YKR049C); ancestral locus Anc_1.231): MSLLRTLQRQPRIISLFAYDLENCKPAGSIVQFLKSDTSNQFDLELCTRFPTLDQLLYMYKFKEPLSREILNNQIKNLNEILKLKSFDSIFGSTLEHCVKIGVWNPKHALWVDWEKAKLGSSVKSIKQSLNQ; the protein is encoded by the coding sequence ATGTCGTTGCTAAGAACACTCCAAAGACAACCCAGAATCATATCGTTATTTGCCTACGATCTGGAGAATTGTAAGCCCGCCGGTTCCATCGTGCAGTTCTTAAAGAGCGACACATCCAACCAATTCGATCTTGAGTTATGCACGAGGTTTCCCACACTGGACCAATTGTTGTACATGtacaaattcaaagagCCTCTGAGTCGAGAAATCTTGaacaatcaaataaaaaactTGAATGAGATCCTGAAGCTCAAGTCGTTCGACTCTATTTTTGGTTCCACGCTGGAACATTGCGTCAAGATAGGTGTATGGAACCCCAAACATGCTTTGTGGGTAGACTGGGAGAAAGCCAAGCTCGGAAGCAGCGTCAAGAGCATCAAGCAGTCTCTGAACCAGTGA
- the ECM27 gene encoding Ecm27p (similar to Saccharomyces cerevisiae ECM27 (YJR106W); ancestral locus Anc_7.498) yields MSWLLKLTHPSLLYPDAALSLSFCISSISYIILCFVLLGLCASEYLCPNVANIAERRSNRVKYNTGAVMAVLLSWCNSSPDLFSNFMTWTTSNTTTSAALSVGEILGACGIILCIVEGSIFIIMSNTTLSITKNQQVAISKDLAFTFVAIFVMFYISLRNRITVLNCFLMLSIYTLYIVTKLSSSNYTPEMANEGFDEENLLPSRSIDQLNSGIKPSIISAMDYNSLLSMLENSPSNNSVMNAEELVSLQQNDAEDVIVVDPIRPSSEPLPNSTHPPLSSNIRSAPATFKPYHDFPEEEAVIMAAPNTPEQVPIIVIDPPKSEKAVNMKKLLVEMFFPHMLNFSQKSKIDASLCLITAPFIFILQLSCPQTNDLLEFDKASGKFIYSTLKFILLLIQSLICPLISFAILSCLLAKSFPMFFWFIPFSCSISLFGLVLNLYRTLQLHNTFSLFETTSGFSIEAEEKNKRRRMLDKMNDFLRITFLSIGIFNSILYISLLANSLIEMLELYQILTGVSKAILGLTIFAWGNSVGDLISNIAMCRLYLKFPHQEDAEQIQTIATKFFVISCTSCLGGVMLNSMAGLGFSGLVSMMFIHKQSDEWWFLRFTALQETANYNYTFIISCLTIILQILLMILIFNGPSKVRSWFRERMKISGLIMCGLWGIATLCNVMIEIFSH; encoded by the coding sequence atgtcatGGTTACTTAAATTGACACACCCCAGTTTATTGTATCCAGATGCTGCATTGTCACTCTCGTTCTGTATCTCAAGTATATCCTACATCATACTGTGTTTTGTTCTGCTTGGGCTTTGTGCATCCGAATACCTATGTCCTAACGTAGCTAATATTGCAGAGAGACGGTCAAATCGTGTGAAATATAATACAGGTGCCGTTATGGCAGTCTTATTGTCATGGTGTAACTCTTCTCCAGACctgttttcaaatttcatgaCGTGGACTACGTCAAACACAACTACATCAGCTGCTTTATCTGTAGGTGAGATCCTGGGGGCTTGCGGTATTATACTATGCATTGTGGAAGGTTCAATCTTCATAATAATGTCAAATACCACTTTGTCAATAACTAAGAATCAGCAAGTCGCCATATCAAAGGATTTAGCGTTCACATTCGTTGCTATATTTGTCATGTTTTACATTTCATTGAGAAACAGAATAACGGTTTTGAATTGTTTTTTAATGTTGTCGATTTACACACTTTACATAGTTACAAAGCTATCGAGTAGCAATTACACACCAGAGATGGCTAATGAAGGttttgatgaagagaaTTTGCTGCCAAGCAGAAGTATTGATCAATTAAATAGTGGGATAAAACCCAGTATTATCTCCGCTATGGATTATAATAGCTTATTATCCATGTTAGAAAACTCTCCTTCGAATAATTCTGTCATGAATGCAGAAGAATTAGTCAGCTTGCAGCAAAATGATGCGGAAGATGTAATTGTTGTGGACCCAATCAGACCGTCGTCGGAACCTCTTCCGAACTCAACACATCCTCCACTATCAAGTAATATAAGAAGTGCGCCGGCTACTTTCAAACCATACCATGATTTtccagaagaagaagccgTAATTATGGCAGCACCAAACACTCCAGAACAAGTGCCTATAATAGTGATAGATCCACCGAAGTCTGAAAAAGCTgtgaatatgaaaaaactgTTGGTTGAAATGTTCTTCCCACATATGTTAAATTTCTCCCAaaaatctaaaattgaTGCGAGTCTTTGTCTAATAACAGCGCccttcatttttatcttaCAGCTATCATGTCCTCAAACAAATGATCTCTTAGAATTTGATAAGGCTTCAGgtaaattcatttattcAACGTTGAAGTTCATACTGTTATTGATACAAAGTTTGATTTGTCCACTAATCTCTTTCGCTATATTGTCATGTCTACTAGCAAAATCATTCCCGATGTTTTTTTGGTTCATACCATTTTCATGTTCTATAAGTTTGTTTGGTCTGGTCTTGAATTTATACCGAACATTACAATTGCATAACACATTTTCTCTATTTGAAACAACATCTGGGTTTTCCATTgaagctgaagaaaaaaacaagagACGTAGAATGCTGGATAAAATGAATGATTTCCTTAGAATTACATTCCTCTCGATCGGGATCTTCAACTCTATCTTATACATTTCGCTTCTTGCAAATTCGCTGATTGAAATGTTAGAActatatcaaattttgactGGAGTTTCTAAAGCCATCTTAGGTCTTACAATATTCGCATGGGGTAACTCGGTTGGtgatttaatttcaaatattgcAATGTGCAGActatatttaaaatttcctCATCAAGAAGATGCAGAACAAATTCAAACGATTGCAACCAAGTTTTTTGTCATTTCATGCACTTCTTGTCTCGGTGGTGTTATGTTGAACTCGATGGCGGGACTAGGTTTCAGTGGTTTAGTATCTATGATGTTCATACACAAGCAATCTGATGAATGGTGGTTCTTAAGGTTTACCGCATTGCAAGAAACAGCAAACTACAATTATACCTTCATAATTTCATGTTTAACCATTATCCTGCAAATTTTACTGATGATACTCATATTTAATGGACCTTCAAAAGTGCGTTCTTGGTTCCGAGAAAGAATGAAGATTTCTGGTTTGATTATGTGTGGGCTTTGGGGCATTGCTACACTTTGTAATGTTATGATAGAAATATTTAGTCATTAG